A region of Fibrobacter succinogenes subsp. succinogenes S85 DNA encodes the following proteins:
- a CDS encoding cellulase family glycosylhydrolase — protein sequence MQLKNFYPKMSVLGIATVMALTACGDENTQALFANNPVPGAENQVPVSSSDMSPTSSDAVIDPTSSSAAVVDPSTLPAEGPITMPEGLGTLVDDFEDGDNLSKIGDYWYTYNDNDNGGASIITTPLNEEENIIPGRVNNGSNYALQVNYTLDRGDYEYDPYVGWGVQVAPDEANGHFGGLTYWYKGGAHEVHIEITDVEDYDVHLAKFPASRTWKQAVVRFKDLVQGGWGKEIPFDAKHIMAISFQAKGNKSKLVTDSLFIDNIYLQDSSEVEKDQPDMEIKDPVIPVVEFTEAEITVTNPLQEKAMKYLNKGVNFTNWLENADGKFKSFELGESDVKILADNGFKSLRLPIDLDLYATNRDAFIAGTDTELKFDDDTLFLVLDSFVEWTAKYNMSFVIDYHEYDNSYNTTSAKDPNYIKMMAETWKHVAAHYAESPREDLFFELLNEPDMSDGKVTAATWTTAAQAMIDAIRTVDTKHTILFGDAQWYSITLLAKRTPFTDDNIIYVIHTYEPFAFTHQGGSWTDYATIHDIPFPYDPAKWSTVSGDFGVNKSTKSYVKTNIKNYYKTGSKEAILEQILKAKKWAATNNVPVIINEFGALNLRSTAESRLNYLTAMREICDTLQIPWTHWGYTGNFSVIENGKLIEGLDKALGVGSK from the coding sequence ATGCAACTCAAGAATTTCTATCCCAAAATGAGCGTTCTCGGTATCGCAACCGTGATGGCACTTACCGCCTGTGGCGATGAAAATACCCAGGCACTGTTCGCCAACAATCCGGTTCCGGGTGCCGAAAATCAGGTTCCGGTTTCTAGCAGCGACATGAGCCCGACCTCTAGCGACGCTGTCATTGACCCGACCTCCAGCTCTGCCGCAGTGGTCGACCCGTCTACGCTCCCTGCAGAAGGTCCTATTACCATGCCGGAAGGTCTCGGCACTTTGGTCGATGACTTTGAAGATGGCGATAACTTGAGCAAAATCGGTGATTACTGGTACACCTACAACGATAACGACAACGGTGGTGCATCCATCATCACGACTCCGCTAAACGAAGAAGAAAACATCATCCCGGGCCGCGTCAACAACGGTTCCAACTACGCCTTGCAAGTCAACTACACGCTTGATAGAGGCGATTACGAATACGATCCGTACGTAGGCTGGGGCGTGCAGGTCGCACCGGACGAAGCCAACGGACATTTCGGCGGCCTTACCTACTGGTACAAGGGCGGCGCACACGAAGTACATATCGAAATCACCGACGTCGAAGACTACGACGTGCATCTCGCCAAGTTCCCGGCATCCCGCACATGGAAGCAGGCTGTCGTCCGCTTCAAGGACCTCGTTCAAGGTGGCTGGGGCAAGGAAATTCCGTTCGACGCCAAGCACATCATGGCAATCAGCTTCCAGGCCAAGGGAAACAAGAGCAAGCTCGTGACCGACTCCCTCTTCATCGACAACATCTACCTGCAGGATTCTTCCGAAGTTGAAAAGGACCAGCCGGATATGGAAATCAAGGACCCGGTCATTCCGGTCGTTGAATTTACCGAAGCTGAAATCACTGTGACGAACCCGTTGCAGGAAAAGGCCATGAAGTACCTCAACAAGGGTGTCAACTTTACCAACTGGCTCGAAAACGCAGATGGCAAGTTCAAGTCCTTTGAATTGGGCGAAAGCGACGTCAAGATTCTTGCCGACAACGGATTCAAGAGCCTCCGCTTGCCGATTGACCTTGACCTCTATGCCACAAACCGTGACGCATTCATCGCAGGCACCGACACAGAACTCAAGTTCGATGACGACACCTTGTTCCTGGTTCTCGACTCCTTCGTAGAATGGACCGCCAAGTACAACATGTCTTTCGTGATTGACTACCATGAATATGACAACAGCTACAACACCACCAGCGCTAAGGACCCCAACTACATCAAGATGATGGCAGAAACGTGGAAGCATGTTGCAGCCCACTACGCCGAAAGCCCCCGCGAAGACTTGTTCTTCGAACTCTTGAACGAACCGGACATGAGCGATGGTAAGGTCACTGCAGCAACATGGACCACCGCAGCCCAGGCCATGATTGACGCCATCCGCACGGTTGATACCAAGCACACCATCCTCTTCGGTGATGCCCAGTGGTACTCCATCACGCTCCTCGCCAAGCGCACTCCGTTCACCGATGACAACATCATCTACGTGATCCACACCTACGAACCGTTCGCCTTCACGCATCAGGGCGGTTCCTGGACGGACTACGCCACCATCCACGATATTCCGTTCCCCTACGATCCGGCAAAGTGGTCTACGGTTTCTGGCGACTTCGGTGTCAACAAGAGCACAAAGTCCTACGTGAAAACCAACATCAAGAACTACTACAAGACCGGCAGCAAGGAAGCCATCTTGGAACAGATTCTCAAGGCCAAGAAGTGGGCCGCCACCAACAACGTACCGGTGATCATCAACGAATTCGGCGCATTGAACCTCCGCTCTACCGCTGAATCCCGCCTCAACTACCTCACGGCCATGCGCGAAATCTGCGATACCCTCCAGATTCCTTGGACGCACTGGGGCTACACCGGCAACTTCTCCGTGATCGAAAACGGCAAGTTGATTGAAGGCCTCGACAAGGCACTCGGCGTCGGTAGCAAATAA
- a CDS encoding TolB family protein, whose translation MKIKIKSIFAVCTAFLAGTASAAGFYGNQSDIKWKTAGTEHFQFIYPVEYSTHAAKVSAYAEAVYDSVTSRYNKPLPRINAVLNNALYSNGSAIPSENALNLWLTNWDFKIRSSHGWISDVVTHEFSHLVSIESGAKIVPNLYGFQFSYTDYYNERTRSDFLTMIPFTLQPLWFAEGTAQYESSRMGFDAWDTHRDMLLRTAALNDSLMTLPYMHEFSDNSLFAELGPYTQGFSLVLYIAKHYGEDAVPKIWHELGKPYRATLNGAIKKVLGISEQQLYDNWKKEITEYYQAQKDSLGTLVEGIKMTKDAFWQDFPVVSGNNLYGISNFGGPWFDGAVFKIPLSDTLKTKDERRETKEDSTSAADSSNVVDGVEIGDIAIETEPTDSLINIGDFAKSGFRAKKPWFDKGIDVYNDSVHGPFLTYISYQNRDKDGHAHFDVAVSDTSKNEATLTYLTDAVYPSFNKQGTSIVFVRREPFSTRFVLSKVPFSSDLKKISAEDPIDIFKPDSSLLYYNIYSPKFSPDGKRIAFSFFDDTQRGIAVVDTNGANFKIVSTAGYDERDVNWIDNDKIIFASNRNNIFNLIEKDLNTGKERALTNVVGGAFTPTLAGDTIFFTQYDKDGFSLYKLPYSKEAEPIFRDSVVVTVRDSVLQKADTIQVACADTTKSVDSTKTAAAVNVADANTADSAKCTQVVLHKDVIQVEHRDTIKVAIIDSTQREIILHGTLPQKQHKELELIDREFAGAERNYKPIPNIPLFVPIFSISENAPSMTVFGEGEVKAKLGLAVVISDALKKNTVQLGLMLELGKGFDYINTDGLNPEIEKEFFIAWDNRSTPIDLGLSYSYANYTNEETMRYEGVGSNVADSVGSSRYSYAMQAITGTAGYSIFKSIDTLQAAISYDWANVNFYDERIEWTYQKRFSATIGFGLYGDNEGEGGSGISGQGNGLFAYYQYANSDLSRPGSLYVTENGKIESHYRNFALHQFGLNLYGSVQTPLLHARLAAGGKITSYLHWSTDDVSDTLDSYYYTPVFLDGYPYLRSNEDYTLSGTKTAMAELHYLYPIYDDWRHDLWIFSTRSLYVDLFALIGAAWNGDFFTDKLTKHEFWDRSVGLSFRMSNKIWGNIPFDISLTFARGLSRIGEDKDLRGGRKLTPIELPLLHRDICPTRIKFSIGMGFANSWQ comes from the coding sequence ATGAAGATTAAGATTAAGAGCATTTTTGCAGTCTGTACCGCATTTTTAGCGGGAACAGCAAGCGCCGCCGGCTTTTACGGCAACCAGAGCGATATCAAGTGGAAAACCGCAGGCACGGAACATTTCCAGTTCATCTACCCTGTTGAATATTCAACCCACGCCGCTAAAGTTTCCGCTTACGCCGAAGCCGTTTACGATTCCGTCACGAGCCGCTACAACAAGCCGCTCCCACGCATCAATGCGGTCTTGAACAATGCCCTTTACAGCAACGGCAGCGCCATCCCGAGCGAAAATGCACTGAACCTCTGGCTCACCAACTGGGATTTCAAAATTCGCAGCAGCCACGGCTGGATTTCGGATGTGGTGACGCATGAATTTAGCCATCTCGTGAGCATTGAGAGCGGGGCTAAAATTGTCCCGAACCTTTACGGCTTCCAGTTCAGCTACACGGACTACTATAATGAACGCACGAGAAGCGACTTCCTCACAATGATTCCGTTCACGTTGCAGCCGCTTTGGTTTGCCGAAGGTACTGCGCAATACGAATCTTCACGCATGGGTTTTGACGCCTGGGACACGCATCGCGACATGCTCCTCCGCACTGCAGCCTTGAACGACAGCCTCATGACACTCCCCTACATGCACGAATTCTCAGACAATTCGCTGTTTGCAGAACTCGGCCCCTACACACAGGGATTTTCTCTCGTACTCTACATCGCCAAGCATTACGGTGAAGACGCCGTCCCTAAAATTTGGCATGAACTCGGAAAGCCCTACCGCGCCACGCTTAACGGTGCTATCAAGAAAGTTTTAGGCATCTCCGAACAGCAACTTTACGACAACTGGAAAAAAGAAATTACCGAGTATTATCAGGCACAAAAAGATTCTCTCGGCACGCTTGTCGAAGGTATCAAGATGACGAAGGACGCCTTCTGGCAGGACTTCCCTGTCGTGAGCGGCAACAACCTTTACGGTATTTCAAACTTTGGCGGTCCATGGTTTGACGGAGCTGTTTTCAAGATTCCGCTTTCGGATACTTTAAAGACGAAAGACGAGAGACGAGAGACGAAAGAAGACTCCACAAGTGCCGCCGATTCAAGTAATGTTGTCGATGGTGTAGAGATTGGCGATATCGCAATTGAAACAGAACCCACCGACAGTCTCATCAACATTGGTGATTTTGCAAAATCCGGATTTAGGGCGAAAAAGCCCTGGTTCGACAAGGGCATTGACGTTTACAACGATAGCGTACATGGCCCATTCCTCACCTACATCAGCTACCAGAATCGCGACAAGGATGGCCATGCCCACTTTGACGTTGCCGTGAGCGATACAAGCAAGAACGAAGCTACACTCACCTACCTCACCGATGCAGTCTATCCGTCGTTCAACAAGCAGGGTACTTCAATCGTGTTCGTGCGCCGCGAGCCGTTCAGCACGCGATTTGTATTGAGCAAGGTTCCATTCTCGAGCGACTTGAAAAAAATTTCTGCTGAAGATCCGATTGATATTTTCAAGCCCGATTCTTCGCTGCTCTACTATAATATTTACAGCCCGAAGTTCAGCCCTGACGGAAAGCGAATCGCATTTAGTTTCTTTGACGATACGCAACGCGGGATTGCCGTTGTGGACACAAACGGTGCAAACTTCAAAATCGTAAGCACCGCAGGCTATGACGAACGCGATGTCAACTGGATTGACAACGACAAGATTATTTTCGCAAGCAACCGCAACAACATTTTCAACTTGATTGAAAAGGACCTGAACACCGGCAAGGAACGCGCCCTCACAAACGTAGTCGGTGGCGCATTCACGCCGACTCTCGCTGGCGATACGATATTCTTTACGCAATATGACAAGGACGGTTTCTCGCTTTACAAGTTGCCTTACAGTAAAGAAGCAGAACCCATATTCCGCGACAGTGTTGTCGTGACTGTACGCGATAGCGTTTTGCAAAAGGCAGACACAATCCAGGTCGCATGTGCCGACACAACAAAGTCCGTTGATTCAACGAAGACCGCGGCCGCAGTTAATGTTGCAGACGCGAACACCGCCGATTCCGCCAAATGCACACAAGTCGTTTTGCACAAGGACGTGATCCAGGTGGAGCACCGCGATACAATCAAAGTAGCCATCATTGATTCGACACAACGCGAAATCATCTTGCATGGAACGCTCCCGCAAAAGCAGCACAAAGAGCTTGAACTCATTGACCGCGAATTTGCAGGCGCCGAACGAAACTACAAGCCGATTCCGAACATTCCGCTGTTCGTCCCGATTTTCAGCATCTCCGAAAACGCCCCGAGCATGACCGTCTTTGGCGAAGGCGAAGTCAAGGCTAAGCTTGGCCTTGCTGTCGTCATCAGTGACGCTCTCAAGAAAAACACGGTACAGCTAGGACTGATGCTGGAACTCGGCAAAGGCTTTGACTACATCAACACAGACGGTCTCAATCCCGAAATAGAAAAGGAATTCTTTATTGCATGGGATAACCGCAGCACGCCTATTGACCTTGGGCTTTCGTACAGTTATGCGAACTACACAAACGAAGAAACCATGCGTTACGAAGGCGTGGGGTCAAACGTAGCAGACAGTGTCGGCTCCAGCCGCTATTCCTACGCCATGCAAGCCATTACGGGTACCGCTGGCTACAGCATTTTCAAGAGCATTGATACATTGCAAGCGGCCATCAGCTACGATTGGGCAAACGTCAACTTCTACGATGAAAGAATCGAATGGACGTACCAAAAACGATTTAGCGCTACAATTGGTTTTGGTCTTTACGGCGACAACGAAGGCGAAGGTGGTTCGGGAATTTCCGGACAAGGAAACGGTCTCTTTGCCTATTACCAGTACGCCAACAGCGACCTTAGCCGCCCCGGATCACTTTACGTCACCGAAAACGGCAAAATTGAATCTCATTACAGAAACTTTGCACTCCACCAGTTCGGTTTGAACCTTTACGGAAGCGTGCAGACGCCTCTCCTCCACGCACGACTTGCTGCTGGCGGAAAAATCACGAGTTACCTCCATTGGAGCACCGATGACGTGAGCGATACGCTGGATTCGTACTATTACACGCCAGTATTCCTCGATGGTTACCCGTACTTACGCAGCAACGAAGACTACACGCTCTCGGGTACAAAGACGGCAATGGCGGAGCTCCACTATCTCTACCCGATTTACGATGACTGGAGACACGACCTCTGGATTTTCTCGACACGCAGTTTGTACGTTGACTTGTTTGCTCTAATTGGAGCCGCATGGAACGGAGACTTCTTCACAGACAAGCTCACCAAACATGAATTCTGGGACCGTTCCGTGGGTTTGAGTTTCCGCATGAGCAACAAGATTTGGGGAAATATTCCGTTCGATATTTCGCTCACGTTTGCTCGCGGTCTGAGCCGCATTGGCGAGGACAAGGATTTGCGTGGCGGGCGGAAGTTGACTCCGATTGAATTGCCTCTATTGCACAGGGATATCTGCCCCACGAGAATCAAGTTTTCCATTGGGATGGGTTTTGCGAACAGCTGGCAATAA